From the genome of Poecilia reticulata strain Guanapo linkage group LG22, Guppy_female_1.0+MT, whole genome shotgun sequence:
TTTCCTACATTTatatcacattatttttattcaactttgaTGTATTTGTTTGGGATTTTATAAGATAGACCAACACATATATATTGGCATATATTATTCTCCTCCCCTTTAATCTGATACCCGTAAATCAAAAACGTGACACCTCTCCAATCCAAACAGccattttttctctctgtcaaaataaatacaactttagAGACAAAAATATAACATGGCCTTTTTAGGAAAAATCATTTAtccaaaccataaaaacaaaagcattcccacagcatcacactgCCTTTTCTATGCTCCACAGTGAGGATGTTGTTTTCAGGGTGACAGACAGTGTTAGTTTAGggacaaacttgttttaaagtgtgacaaaaaaaagaatgaaagttTCTGACTCAAAATGAGCCCCTGGTTGAATCTGAAAGAGAGCAAATCTTTTCTTGCAgtgaaaaatgttacataacGTTTCATgcttcttttgatttatttaaacagaaaggCACTTAGCCATGCACTtcatataattttaattattttatgcatcCATTCTTGTCTGTTTTGTGAGCTCTTGATAATGTAGACAACACCTCATTATTTCTAACTAAACCTGCAGGAATTGCTCTGATAAATtaccagattttttaaaatctgcatgTAATTTATCTCAGGACAAAGAGACAAACTCCAACATCCTAACTGAGCCAAGAATTGGTCGAGTCCATCCTTTCTGCCATTAGGTCCCCCTCTGTGACCCGGGGAAAATCTCCGAGTGGGTAAGGCGAGTGCAGAGCTCAGGATGAGCTGGAAATCCCAGATGTGGGAGCGCTCAGGCAGCACAGCCGGATTATAGCCCCGAACATCAAATTGTCTTATGTAACACATTGTAATGCTGACAGCAGCAGCGGCGATTACACAATCTGACCTGGAAAGGAGGAGACGGCATGCACGTGGGCGTGCACGCTCACTCCGGGAGATCAAACCGCCGTCATGTGACCCGATGCACTCTGGACTGCAGTCTGGGACAGTTTTCCATCAGAACTGATGTGAATATTTGACTGCACAGATCTCAGAAACTAAAACTCTGTGTGTAGGTGTTGATTCATTATCGGATCAGAACTCTGCAATCTGAAAGTCCGGGAAAATAACACCAGAACCTGGTTAAGAACTTATCGAGGAGTTTCCTCAGAAAATGCTTTAGTTTACCACGATAAACACATTGGGTGCCTTTCGTAAAGTCACagcaaaaaattaacagcaataatttggtttatttaatctgttgtAGAGGGGGGAAAAGTGGGTGTTCagttttcaaaacaatattttctccattcctatatttataaatgtccaAATTCATAACAAAGTATTTAATTCACATGAtaacaattttgtttatagaTTAAGTATTtagatttcaaataaaagttttagttAAGAAGCTAAATGTCTAGTTCTCAACTAAATGGTGAGAGTCTGAGCTAAATGTTTTGGCTGAACCTAAACATCTagttgaaaactaaatatttatcttccaaagtatttaattcacaaatatttagtttacaagcTAAATATCTAGCattcaaattaaacaagaaTGCATGTTCATCTATGGAAAAGTAGAAATTATGAGTAAAttaacttatatagcgcttttccagtcattttgaccactcaaagcactttgcactagagtcacatttatttaatgtgcaGGTCAgtaggcaacttggggttaagtCCCTTGCCCAGAGGGAAGAgtgacatgtggcaggaggaagctggaatcaagtctacaaccttctgatcacaagacgactactctacccacagagccacggtcGCTTACCAGGGAAGCTGTCCCAGGTAAGCTTGAGTCATGGTGTCAGACAAGGGATACAAATAtggtattgaacttaattattttaagtaaagtcaaagtaaaaaggtcatttaaggaaaagatttgtgtatttagagcagtgtttttcaaccatttttgagtcaaggtacactgttttaattgaaaaaatcccgaggcacgccaccaactaaaaatggaaataaagatactctgtagccgcctatatatagtcattcttatcaaagtctcttgaataggaatcaaacacaaaaatgcatttttatcacattttacatttcttatttcaaattgcacttaacacatccacttcaaaaatacacctgNNNNNNNNNNNNNNNNNNNNNNNNNNNNNNNNNNNNNNNNNNNNNNNNNNNNNNNNNNNNNNNNNNNNNNNNNNNNNNNNNNNNNNNNNNNNNNNNNNNNNNNNNNNNNNNNNNNNNNNNNNNNNNNNNNNNNNNNNNNNNNNNNNNNNNNNNNNNNNNNNNNNNNNNNNNNNNNNNNNNNNNNNNNNNNNNNNNNNNNNNNNNNNNNNNNNNNNNNNNNNNNNNNNNNNNNNNNNNNNNNNNNNNNNNNNNNNNNNNNNNNNNNNNNNNNNNNNNNNNNNNNNNNNNNNNNNNNNNNNNNNNNNNNNNNNNNNNNNNNNNNNNNNNNNNNNNNNNNNNNNNNNNNNNNNNNNNNNNNNNNNNNNNNNNNNNNNNNNNNNNNNNNNNNNNNNNNNNNNNNNNNNNNNNNNNNNNNNNNNNNNNNNNNNNNNNNNNNNNNNNNNNNNNNNNNNNNNNNNNNNNNNNNNNNNNNNNNNNNNNNNNNNNNNNNNNNNNNNNNNNNNNNNNNNNNNNNNNNNNNNNNNNNNNNNNNNNNNNNNNNNNNNNNNNNNNNNNNNNNNNNNNNNNNNNNNNNNNNNNNNNNNNNNNNNNNNNNNNNNNNNNNNNNNNNNNNNNNNNNNNNNNNNNNNNNNNNNNNNNNNNNNNNNNNNNNNNNNNNNNNNNNNNNNNNNNNNNNNNNNNNNNNNNNNNNNNNNNNNNNNNNNNNNNNNNNNNNNNNNNNNNNNNNNNNNNNNNNNNNNNNNNNNNNNNNNNNNNNNNNNNNNNNNNNNNNNNNNNNNNNNNNNNNNNNNNNNNNNNNNNNNNNNNNNNNNNNNNNNNNNNNNNNNNNNNNNNNNNNNNNNNNNNNNNNNNNNNNNNNNNNNNNNNNNNNNNNNNNNNNNNNNNNNNNNNNNNNNNNNNNNNNNNNNNNNNNNNNNNNNNNNNNNNNNNNNNNNNNNNNNNNNNNNNNNNNNNNNNNNNNNNNNNNNNNNNNNNNNNNNNNNNNNNNNNNNNNNNNNNNNNNNNNNNNNNNNNNNNNNNNNNNNNNNNNNNNNNNNNNNNNNNNNNNNNNNNNNNNNNNNNNNNNNNNNNNNNNNNNNNNNNNNNNNNNNNNNNNNNNNNNNNNNNNNNNNNNNNNNNNNNNNNNNNNNNNNNNNNNNNNNNNNNNNNNNNNNNNNNNNNNNNNNNNNNNNNNNNNNNNNNNNNNNNNNNNNNNNNNNNNNNNNNNNNNNNNNNNNNNNNNNNNNNNNNNNNNNNNNNNNNNNNNNNNNNNNNNNNNNNNNNNNNNNNNNNNNNNNNNNNNNNNNNNNNNNNNNNNNNNNNNNNNNNNNNNNNNNNNNNNNNNNNNNNNNNNNNNNNNNNNNNNNNNNNNNNNNNNNNNNNNNNNNNNNNNNNNNNNNNNNNNNNNNNNNNNNNNNNNNNNNNNNNNNNNNNNNNNNNNNNNNNNNNNNNNNNNNNNNNNNNNNNNNNNNNNNNNNNNNNNNNNNNNNNNNNNNNNNNNNNNNNNNNNNNNNNNNNNNNNNNNNNNNNNNNNNNNNNNNNNNNNNNNNNNNNNNNNNNNNNNNNNNNNNNNNNNNNNNNNNNNNNNNNNNNNNNNNNNNNNNNNNNNNNNNNNNNNNNNNNNNNNNNNNNNNNNNNNNNNNNNNNNNNNNNNNNNNNNNNNNNNNNNNNNNNNNNNNNNNNNNNNNNNNNNNNNNNNNNNNNNNNNNNNNNNNNNNNNNNNNNNNNNNNNNNNNNNNNNNNNNNNNNNNNNNNNNNNNNNNNNNNNNNNNNNNNNNNNNNNNNNNNNNNNNNNNNNNNNNNNNNNNNNNNNNNNNNNNNNNNNNNNNNNNNNNNNNNNNNNNNNNNNNNNNNNNNNNNNNNNNNNNNNNNNNNNNNNNNNNNNNNNNNNNNNNNNNNNNNNNNNNNNNNNNNNNNNNNNNNNNNNNNNNNNNNNNNNNNNNNNNNNNNNNNNNNNNNNNNNNNNNNNNNNNNNNNNNNNNNNNNNNNNNNNNNNNNNNNNNNNNNNNNNNNNNNNNNNNNNNNNNNNNNNNNNNNNNNNNNNNNNNNNNNNNNNNNNNNNNNNNNNNNNNNNNNNNNNNNNNNNNNNNNNNNNNNNNNNNNNNNNNNNNNNNNNNNNNNNNNNNNNNNNNNNNNNNNNNNNNNNNNNNNNNNNNNNNNNNNNNNNNNNNNNNNNNNNNNNNNNNNNNNNNNNNNNNNNNNNNNNNNNNNNNNNNNNNNNNNNNNNNNNNNNNNNNNNNNNNNNNNNNNNNNNNNNNNNNNNNNNNNNNNNNNNNNNNNNNNNNNNNNNNNNNNNNNNNNNNNNNNNNNNNNNNNNNNNNNNNNNNNNNNNNNNNNNNNNNNNNNNNNNNNNNNNNNNNNNNNNNNNNNNNNNNNNNNNNNNNNNNNNNNNNNNNNNNNNNNNNNNNNNNNNNNNNNNNNNNNNNNNNNNNNNNNNNNNNNNNNNNNNNNNNNNNNNNNNNNNNNNNNNNNNNNNNNNNNNNNNNNNNNNNNNNNNNNNNNNNNNNNNNNNNNNNNNNNNNNNNNNNNNNNNNNNNNNNNNNNNNNNNNNNNNNNNNNNNNNNNNNNNNNNNNNNNNNNNNNNNNNNNNNNNNNNNNNNNNNNNNNNNNNNNNNNNNNNNNNNNNNNNNNNNNNNNNNNNNNNNNNNNNNNNNNNNNNNNNNNNNNNNNNNNNNNNNNNNNNNNNNNNNNNNNNNNNNNNNNNNNNNNNNNNNNNNNNNNNNNNNNNNNNNNNNNNNNNNNNNNNNNNNNNNNNNNNNNNNNNNNNNNNNNNNNNNNNNNNNNNNNNNNNNNNNNNNNNNNNNNNNNNNNNNNNNNNNNNNNNNNNNNNNNNNNNNNNNNNNNNNNNNNNNNNNNNNNNNNNNNNNNNNNNNNNNNNNNNNNNNNNNNNNNNNNNNNNNNNNNNNNNNNNNNNNNNNNNNNNNNNNNNNNNNNNNNNNNNNNNNNNNNNNNNNNNNNNNNNNNNNNNNNNNNNNNNNNNNNNNNNNNNNNNNNNNNNNNNNNNNNNNNNNNNNNNNNNNNNNNNNNNNNNNNNNNNNNNNNNNNNNNNNNNNNNNNNNNNNNNNNNNNNNNNNNNNNNNNNNNNNNNNNNNNNNNNNNNNNNNNNNNNNNNNNNNNNNNNNNNNNNNNNNNNNNNNNNNNNNNNNNNNNNNNNNNNNNNNNNNNNNNNNNNNNNNNNNNNNNNNNNNNNNNNNNNNNNNNNNNNNNNNNNNNNNNNNNNNNNNNNNNNNNNNNNNNNNNNNNNNNNNNNNNNNNNNNNNNNNNNNNNNNNNNNNNNNNNNNNNNNNNNNNNNNNNNNNNNNNNNNNNNNNNNNNNNNNNNNNNNNNNNNNNNNNNNNNNNNNNNNNNNNNNNNNNNNNNNNNNNNNNNNNNNNNNNNNNNNNNNNNNNNNNNNNNNNNNNNNNNNNNNNNNNNNNNNNNNNNNNNNNNNNNNNNNNNNNNNNNNNNNNNNNNNNNNNNNNNNNNNNNNNNNNNNNNNNNNNNNNNNNNNNNNNNNNNNNNNNNNNNNNNNNNNNNNNNNNNNNNNNNNNNNNNNNNNNNNNNNNNNNNNNNNNNNNNNNNNNNNNNNNNNNNNNNNNNNNNNNNNNNNNNNNNNNNNNNNNNNNNNNNNNNNNNNNNNNNNNNNNNNNNNNNNNNNNNNNNNNNNNNNNNNNNNNNNNNNNNNNNNNNNNNNNNNNNNNNNNNNNNNNNNNNNNNNNNNNNNNNNNNNNNNNNNNNNNNNNNNNNNNNNNNNNNNNNNNNNNNNNNNNNNNNNNNNNNNNNNNNNNNNNNNNNNNNNNNNNNNNNNNNNNNNNNNNNNNNNNNNNNNNNNNNNNNNNNNNNNNNNNNNNNNNNNNNNNNNNNNNNNNNNNNNNNNNNNNNNNNNNNNNNNNNNNNNNNNNNNNNNNNNNNNNNNNNNNNNNNNNNNNNNNNNNNNNNNNNNNNNNNNNNNNNNNNNNNNNNNNNNNNNNNNNNNNNNNNNNNNNNNNNNNNNNNNNNNNNNNNNNNNNNNNNNNNNNNNNNNNNNNNNNNNNNNNNNNNNNNNNNNNNNNNNNNNNNNNNNNNNNNNNNNNNNNNNNNNNNNNNNNNNNNNNNNNNNNNNNNNNNNNNNNNNNNNNNNNNNNNNNNNNNNNNNNNNNNNNNNNaagaccaacaggactcgctACCAAGCCATGAAAGCAGGCCGGGAGAAAAACAGGACTCGCTATGAACCCTAGAGGTCAGCCCGGAGACCAACAGGATTCGCTATGAACCCTAGAGGTTCACTTCTTTATTTAGAAGTACCATCTTTCTACCCAATACCTTAGAGTGCCTGTttgatacattttcagaaatgtattgcCGATGCCTCCGATCGCACGTCTGAATAGATGTGGCTTCTTCTCTGGCTGGTCTGAAACCCACTGGCTGTCTTTGTGGGTTTTGTCATCAGATGGCTGCCTTTTTTCCTGTTCCCCTAATTCCTTCAGCCTTTTGTTAATCTTTTCCACATAACTCTCCAATTTTTTGTTGTCCTTCTCCAGGAGGTGGTTTGCCTGCTCAAAGACAGAATTTTCCTGCTGCAGGGTGGTGGTTTTATTCTCCAGGGCgatgtttttctccttcagggcggtgttttcctccttcagggcggtgttttcctccttcagggcggtgttttcctccttcagggtgttgtttttctccttgaGCGTGGTGTTTAATTTCTCAGGGTTTGCCTGATTTTCCTCCTCCATAGTGTTTGTTTGTAGCTTAAGGTTGGCGTTGACTTGTTCCAGATCCCTGAATTTCTCCTCCAGGGCAGCAATTTGCTTGtcaatgtctttgtttttcttcaccatGGTGGCATTATCCTCTTCTaatgttctgtttatttcaacCAGATTTTTGAATTCCTCATCATTCTCCTGAATAAGTTTATCTTTTTGAAATGCTGCTTCTTCCAAGTTTAAAACTCCAATTTTTAATTCCTCATTTGCTTTTCTGAGTGAATTGTTCTCAAATGACATCCTTTTGACTTCYTCCATGATGTCTCGGAGCTTCTGTTTCTCTCCTCCTATCAAATCTTGGTCTTTTTCKTCCTCCGAATCAAAAGATGAATTCTTGCTGCTTTGactcatattttgtcttttcagtcTGTGCAAATCTTTTCCAGTCTCTACAATCCTTCTCCTTTCTCTCCAGGTTCTGCAACGATAATGACRGTAGAATTCAAGAGTGGAGCTTTTTGTGCATCGCTCTTTGTGACATCAAATTGCGTGATGTCACAAAATGATGTCACTACCTCAGCAGAACAActagaaaactgctgaagtttgaataaacaaactttACGGCTGAATGCAGCTCGGTTAAGCTGACGGCCAGTGGAGACAGTTCAGCTGGTAAAATATCACCAAAGCTGAAATTCACACTTGGGAGACAGCGGCTCTCGAGGACAATGGACTGGCACAACAGGGTGCCAGGACCAATGGTCAAAAGAAARGTTTGTGCCMgaaaacagaaaaaggggaAACGAGTGAACATGTTACCCAACTGGTGCCTAGGCAGCCATCAATTCTGACTCTCTTTCTGGCTAATGTCTGCCAGAAAGAGACATTCTTTCTGGCGACATTAAGAACTTTTGTGAGTTCTTATTGCCCACAAAAGAGCAATAAGAAGTCTTTTGTGAGTGGATTTGTTACATCTGAGGCTGAGAGTTTCTGCAGAGATGGCCTGTGCCATTCTTTGCCTAACATAAACCTGGTTTAACAGCAACATGCCGTTGAGCCTTCCAGATCAACAGTATTCAGTTATTCCAAGCGGACCGCGACCAACACTCAGAAAAAACAATGTATGTCAGAAGGAGGAGGATAAAGTATGTAAGTGAATGCAGATTGGTGTACAAACTGTAGACTGGTTAACAGCTGTCAGCCACCCTATGTGCCTCAGGAGTTTACTGCGGTGTTTGTGTGACCCCCACAAAGTGTGGTCACATTTGTTGgattaaattgtgattttagtttagGATTTGACCCTGTTTTGAAATTTTGGAGCAATGTCACGTAATAACACAAATCTAGCCACACACGTTTTGATGGAACGTGGGGAAGGAAGGACCGTGCAGCTCCTGTTTTCTTCAGGGAACAGAATCGACCCTTTCTCCCTAACCCTATGGAATATCCTCGTTGAACTTACCTAAAGTTGAAAACTAGGTAAGTTGAACTGGGAGAggattttccatttttggagGAGTGCCTGGCTGGCAGGACTTAGTTCCTGGAGGAGGGTCTGAAGTTGCTTGTAATCGACATAATCCCCGTTCATTATCATGCTGATACAGCTGGAAAAGGTAAGTACATTGAAGTGGAGGGCGCCTTGGACTTTCTCGGCAACCCTCTGAAGTACCTTCTCCATCCACGCCATCCCATGGTCACGGTACTTCTCGAGGTTCCTGGAATAGCTCAAGGAACTCCGCTCCACCTCTGTGCATACTTGAAGGGTTGCTGTGGCAACCTTCGAAAGTTGCACCTTGTGCCCCTCGGACTCCAAGACGATATAGTCCCGGTTGTTCCAGAACATtttgggtgcgttcacactgcagcatgaagtgacccaattccgattttttggcaattccgatttttttgccggggccgttcacactgccagtaaatgcgacctgtatgtgttctgcagtgcaaacgggcaaacgacctgaaagtttCCCacatgcgcactagagggcgcaatagcatCAGCGTTCtcagggggcgtttacacgacaacgatccaacaaaaacggcacttttgttccgtttttgttggatcgtttacacgataacNNNNNNNNNNNNNNNNNNNNNNNNNNNNNNNNNNNNNNNNNNNNNNNNNNNNNNNNNNNNNNNNNNNNNNNNNNNNNNNNNNNNNNNNNNNNNNNNNNNNNNNNNNNNNNNNNNNNNNNNNNNNNNNNNNNNNNNNNNNNNNNNNNNNNNNNNNNNNNNNNNNNNNNNNNNNNNNNNNNNNNNNNNNNNNNNNNNNNNNNNNNNNNNNNNNNNNNNNNNNNNNNNNNNNNNNNNNNNNNNNNNNNNNNNNNNNNNNNNNNNNNNNNNNNNNNNNNNNNNNNNNNNNNNNNNNNNNNNNNNNNNNNNNNNNNNNNNNNNNNNNNNNNNNNNNNNNNNNNNNNNNNNNNNNNNNNNNNNNNNNNNNNNNNNNNNNNNNNNNNNNNNNNNNNNNNNNNNNNNNNNNNNNNNNNNNNNNNNNNNNNNNNNNNNNNNNNNNNNNNNNNNNNNNNNNNNNNNNNNNNNNNNNNNNNNNNNNNNNNNNNNNNNNNNNNNNNNNNNNNNNNNNNNNNNNNNNNNNNNNNNNNNNNNNNNNNNNNNNNNNNNNNNNNNNNNNNNNNNNNNNNNNNNNNNNNNNNNNNNNNNNNNNNNNNNNNNNNNNNNNNNNNNNNNNNNNNNNNNNNNNNNNNNNNNNNNNNNNNNNNNNNNNNNNNNNNNNNNNNNNNNNNNNNNNNNNNNNNNNNNNNNNNNNNNNNNNNNNNNNNNNNNNNNNNNNNNNNNNNNNNNNNNNNNNNNNNNNNNNNNNNNNNNNNNNNNNNNNNNNNNNNNNNNNNNNNNNNNNNNNNNNNNNNNNNNNNNNNNNNNNNNNNNNNNNNNNNNNNNNNNNNNNNNNNNNNNNNNNNNNNNNNNNNNNNNNNNNNNNNNNNNNNNNNNNNNNNNNNNNNNNNNNNNNNNNNNNNNNNNNNNNNNNNNNNNNNNNNNNNNNNNNNNNNNNNNNNNNNNNNNNNNNNNNNNNNNNNNNNNNNNNNNNNNNNNNNNNNNNNNNNNNNNNNNNNNNNNNNNNNNNNNNNNNNNNNNNNNNNNNNNNNNNNNNNNNNNNNNNNNNNNNNNNNNNNNNNNNNNNNNNNNNNNNNNNNNNNNNNNNNNNNNNNNNNNNNNNNNNNNNNNNNNNNNNNNNNNNNNNNNNNNNNNNNNNNNNNNNNNNNNNNNNNNNNNNNNNNNNNNNNNNNNNNNNNNNNNNNNNNNNNNNNNNNNNNNNNNNNNNNNNNNNNNNNNNNNNNNNNNNNNNNNNNNNNNNNNNNNNNNNNNNNNNNNNNNNNNNNNNNNNNNNNNNNNNNNNNNNNNNNNNNNNNNNNNNNNNNNNNNNNNNNNNNNNNNNNNNNNNNNNNNNNNNNNNNNNNNNNNNNNNNNNNNNNNNNNNNNNNNNNNNNNNNNNNNNNNNNNNNNNNNNNNNNNNNNNNNNNNNNNNNNNNNNNNNNNNNNNNNNNNNNNNNNNNNNNNNNNNNNNNNNNNNNNNNNNNNNNNNNNNNNNNNNNNNNNNNNNNNNNNNNNNNNNNNNNNNNNNNNNNNNNNNNNNNNNNNNNNNNNNNNNNNNNNNNNNNNNNNNNNNNNNNNNNNNNNNNNNNNNNNNNNNNNNNNNNNNNNNNNNNNNNNNNNNNNNNNNNNNNNNNNNNNNNNNNNNNNNNNNNNNNNNNNNNNNNNNNNNNNNNNNNNNNNNNNNNNNNNNNNNNNNNNNNNNNNNNNNNNNNNNNNNNNNNNNNNNNNNNNNNNNNNNNNNNNNNNNNNNNNNNNNNNNNNNNNNNNNNNNNNNNNNNNNNNNNNNNNNNNNNNNNNNNNNNNNNNNNNNNNNNNNNNNNNNNNNNNNNNNNNNNNNNNNNNNNNNNNNNNNNNNNNNNNNNNNNNNNNNNNNNNNNNNNNNNNNNNNNNNNNNNNNNNNNNNNNNNNNNNNNNNNNNNNNNNNNNNNNNNNNNNNNNNNNNNNNNNNNNNNNNNNNNNNNNNNNNNNNNNNNNNNNNNNNNNNNNNNNNNNNNNNNNNNNNNNNNNNNNNNNNNNNNNNNNNNNNNNNNNNNNNNNNNNNNNNNNNNNNNNNNNNNNNNNNNNNNNNNNNNNNNNNNNNNNNNNNNNNNNNNNNNNNNNNNNNNNNNNNNNNNNNNNNNNNNNNNNNNNNNNNNNNNNNNNNNNNNNNNNNNNNNNNNNNNNNNNNNNNNNNNNNNNNNNNNNNNNNNNNNNNNNNNNNNNNNNNNNNNNNNNNNNNNNNNNNNNNNNtcaagtatggcattgtttttatgtcgcattagcttcgttgtgttgatgcattttgacctgcttcaattttccgccgcaacacgcaaagttccccattcactcagtgcgttatagtttcACATCGCTTAGTATTTGTtactgcgcgtttgcgcagtgtgaaggaaagaggagaccagctgcacaggcaggctacgaaatgagatgcaggtgatcggtatcggcaacaagagccaatgatcgccgatcaccgatcatgcactttttcacaaaaatcgtccgattatgatcggtgacccgatcgatcggcacacttcTACCTAAAACCAGTTTCTTATCAAGGTAGCATCTCAGATTAATGACTGGTTCTCTATGTGTCATTCACctgaactttatttgaaaatcataTGTAGAAATCGCATTACGCTGACAGGGTTTCCCCCACAAAACTTtctaagcccggtggtcagggcgccgaggcggtccaccgaCGGTCCACTgggtttttgtattaaaagatgttaagtagacaggaaaagtaaaaatatcactgggtaattatGGGAAAACATTGCCAGTGAACTGCTaatataaacccacaactaggcctacaaaacaactaatcaaaaaatacaattaaaataaacataaattatttccacttttcttaaatccaaattaagtcagcggctccatcaggcctcCCAGGGcttaaatgctaatattttcacacagacatataaatgtaacatttgtttattgagattatcaatgctgctaaatttgacataatggtttcagcatacctaaatcaaaagattttaaatttaacatttatacgtaagattttaaggagctcccaagtttactttgtaaaagtccAAAGAACAATACTcatagtaaagcatggcgggccgccaggcctataatacactgggggaaaccttgcatGATTTTTAGAGAAACAGCAGGCGCAAATCGTGACACCGCACCTACAGTGGCACTTCTGGTGGCACGCTGCAACCGTTTTCGGGGCTAGCTGTCAGTGTTGTCACTTACTTCGGCTGACTTCGGCACCTCATGCTGGCACTTCCTCTGATACCTGCCATTATGCGCCACAAGTCCCACTGTTTTCAGGGCTAGCTATCAGTGTTGTCACTGACTTCGGCTGAcaccgcagtgaagttagtttcaagttggatattcgaGCTCCGGGGAGTAGCGGATAGTCGGATAGTCGAatctcggattcaggaagagcagtgtggtttttgtcctggtcgtggaatactggaccagctctacaccctcagcagggtcctggagggtgcatgggagttcgcccaaccagtctacatgtgttNNNNNNNNNNNNNNNNNNNNNNNNNNNNNNNNNNNNNNNNNNNNNNNNNNNNNNNNNNNNNNNNNNNNNNNNNNNNNNNNNNNNNNNNNNNNNNNNNNNNNNNNNNNNNNNNNNNNNNNNNNNNNNNNNNNNNNNNNNNNNNNNNNNNNNNNNNNNNNNNNNNNNNNNNNNNNNNNNNNNNNNNNNNNNNNNNNNNNNNNNNNNNNNNNNNNNNNNNNNNNNNNNNNNNNNNNNNNNNNNNNNNNNNNNNNNNNNNNNNNNNNNNNNNNNNNNNNNNNNNNNNNNNNNNNNNNNNNNNNNNNNNNNNNNNNNNNNNNNNNNNNNNNNNNNNNNNNNNNNNNNNNNNNNNNNNNNNNNNNNNNNNNNNNNNNNNNNNNNNNNNNNNNNNNNNNNNNNNNNNNNNNNNNNNNNNNNNNNNNNNNNNNNNNNNNNNNNNNNNNNNNNNNNNNNNNNNNNNNNNNNNNNNNNNNNNNNNNNNNNNNNNNNNNNNNNNNNNNNNNNNNNNNNNNNNNNNNNNNNNNNNNNNNNNNNNNNNNNNNNNNNNNNNNNNNNNNNNNNNNNNNNNNNNNNNNNNNNNNNNNNNNNNNNNNNNNNNNNNNNNNNNNNNNNNNNNNNNNNNNNNNNNNNNNNNNNNNNNNNNNNNNNNNNNNNNN
Proteins encoded in this window:
- the LOC103458958 gene encoding calcium-binding and coiled-coil domain-containing protein 2-like — translated: MSQSSKNSSFDSEXEKDQDLIGGEKQKLRDIMEEVKRMSFENNSLRKANEELKIGVLNLEEAAFQKDKLIQENDEEFKNLVEINRTLEEDNATMVKKNKDIDKQIAALEEKFRDLEQVNANLKLQTNTMEEENQANPEKLNTTLKEKNNTLKEENTALKEENTALKEENTALKEKNIALENKTTTLQQENSVFEQANHLLEKDNKKLESYVEKINKRLKELGEQEKRQPSDDKTHKDSQWVSDQPEKKPHLFRRAIGGIGNTFLKMYQTGTLRVVGIMWTQITSNCPETVTPASPLFSEFREKLCLRDFRDRHGTCWCHGSRVVQPHICCRC